TAAGGATGCCGCCGATTATTTCTATGACTGTAAAACCTGCATTCAAAAAGAATGCCAGTCCCATTCTCTTGCTGGTCTTTGAATCCTGTGGCATATAAATCATCTCCTGGTTCCTATATTCCCACAGGAGAATTAGTACAAACGAAAACCCCTGATCACTCTGATGTGTTCAGGGGTTTATAGGTCATTTTACTGGAATGACCGCTTCATTTAAAGCTCCTTCAAGCTCCAAAGTATAGGCTTCTATTTGCTGCTCGTTCCATTTGAATTGGCCACGCATGAAGTTAATCACATTTTCCTTGAAGTTATGCACAATGTGGATATCGAATAAAATTGCTCCTGTGCGTCTGTTGAAGAAGTCGACTGGCGTTGCTGCCGCTTCATATTGGATACCATAGATCAGCTTTGCGAACAACTCCAATGGCAGGCCGTATTGGTCTGCTTCTTTTTTGTGTTCAGATGCTAACTGGAATACGATCGGGGCATTCGATCCATACTGGTATGCCAGACGGCGGGCTTCTTCTTTAGTAAAGCCAGCCTTAATGCCCGCTTCAAGCTGCTTTTCTACAAAAGAGTCCAGGTTGGCAGAACCGCCGACATCTCCGCCTGAAATCGGCAAATTCTTCGTATGGCAGCCAGGGAAGCTGAGTCCATCCTCTTTAGCGAATTTTTCAGCAAGCAGGTCAACAATCGTTTCCGCCATTTTGCGGTAGCCAGTCAATTTTCCGCCAGCAATGGTGATCAGTTTTGAATCGGATTCCCAGATTTCATCTTTTCTGGAGATTTCAGATGGAGCCTTGCCATCCTCATGGATCAGCGGCCTGACGCCTGCCCAGCTGGATTCTACATCTTTTTCCGTGACATTCACATCTGGGAACATGTATCGGATCGCTTTAAGCAGGTAGCTTCTGTCTTCTTCCGTCATGCCAGGATTAATTGGATCTTCATTGTAAAAAGTATCGGTCGTACCGACATAGGTCTTGCCATCGCGAGGGATCGCGAATACCATCCGTCCGTCCGGGGTGTCAAAATAGATCGCCTGCTTGAGCGGGAAGCGTGATTGATCGATGACGATATGAACACCCTTTGATAGCTTCAGTGTTTTTCCTTTTTTCGAATCATCCATTTCACGGATGCCATCCACCCATGGTCCGGTGGCATTGACCACTTTTTTAGCGTGGACCTCGTACTCCTCACCTGTTAAAAGATCCTCAACCAGGACACCTGCAACAATACCGTTTTTATATATAAGGTTTTTAACTTTGGAATAGTTCAATGGTGTTGCGCCTTTATCCACAGCCTGTTTCATGACCTCGATTGTCAGTCGGGCGTCATCGGTGCGGTATTCAACATAATAGCCGCCGCCCTTCAAGCCGTCTTTTTTCACAAGTGGTTCTTTTGCCAAAGTTTCAGTAGCGCTGAACATTTTCCTGCGCTCCGACCTTTTGACACCTGCTAAAAAGTCATACACCCTAAGGCCAATGGAGGTGCTGAAGCTTCCGAATGTTCCGCCCTTATGGAAGGGGAGCAGCATCCATTCTGGTGTCGTGACATGCGGGCCATTCTCATACACAATCGCCCGCTCCTTGCCGACTTCAGCCACCATCTTCACTTCGAATTGCTTTAAATAACGAAGGCCGCCGTGCACGAGCTTTGTGGAACGGCTTGAGGTACCTGCCGCAAAATCCTGCATTTCCAACAAAGCTATATTCATCCCTCTAGTTGCAGCATCAAGGGCGATTCCAGCACCGGTAATGCCGCCGCCAATCACAAGAACATCGAATGTTCCATTTTTCAGTTTCGATACTATATTTTTACGATCGAGATTTGAAAATCTCATACGATACGCCTCCTTGAATATGAAAAAAAGAGAGACCACAAACAACATTATCGCCCAAAAGCCGTAATGTTATCGTGGTCTCTCCAGTTCTCCTACCCGATTTATTAACTTGTAATCATTATATCACAGACACAAGGGATTTTCATGTGTCGGATTTTTTACAAAGAAAGCTTAGTGTTTAACAACTTCCTGTCCACGGACATTCCATGTCACAGCAAACAATAATGTTGCAAGCGCGCAAGAAATAGTCAGCAGCAAGAAACCAGCGTCCCAGCCAGCAAAGTCAACCAGGTAACCCATCAAAGCGTTGGCTGCAACAGATCCGCCAAGGTAACCGAATAATCCGGTCAAGCCAGCAGCTGTTCCGGCAGCTTTTTTAGGTACATAGTCAAGTGCTTGAAGACCTATCAGCATAACAGGTCCGTAGATCAAGAACCCGATTGCGATCAGAGCAGCCATATCGACGAATGTATTTCCTGGCGGGTTGAACCAGTAGACAAGGACGGCAACCAATACACCTAGCATGAACACGAATCCAGCAGGTCCGCGGCGTCCCTTAAACAGCTTGTCCGATAGGTATCCAGCCAGCAATGTACCAGGGATACCAGCCCATTCATACAGGAAGTAGGCGACACTTGATTCGTTCATTGAGAAGCCTTTTTCTTCACTTAAATAAGTTGGTGCCCAGTCCAATACTCCATAACGGACAAAGTAAACGAAGACGTTGGCAACGGCAATGATCCAAATCCATTTATTGTTTAAAACATACTTGAAAAGAATCTCTTTTGTCGTCAATTCCGTTTCGAATAACTGTTTCTTTTTTGTTGGATAATCATCACGATATTCTTCAATTGGCGGAAGTCCCATTGATTGAGGAGTATCACGAATCAGCATAAAGGCCACAAGTGCTACAGCAAGTGCCACGATGGCCGGCAGTATGAAAACACCTTCATATCCTGCGTAAGATGAACCAAGTATTCCGGCAAATATCGCTGCTCCGGCAACTGCAAGTGGAGCCATCAAACCGCCGCCGACATTGTGGGCAACGTTCCAGATTGCGGTTTTACCGCCACGCTCACTAACACTGAACCAGTGAGTCAACACGCGGCCAGCAGGAGGCCAACCCATACCTTGAACCCAACCATTGATAAAAAGCATGATAAACATAATAGCAACAGAAGATGTGAAAAATGGTATGAAGCCCATCAATAAGCTGACAATGGCAGAGAGGACAAGTCCTGCGGTCATGAACCACCGGGCGTTACTCCGGTCCGACACCGTCCCCATCACAAATTTACTGATTCCATACGAAATGGAGATCGCGGATAATGCTAGTCCCAATTCACCCTTTGAGAATCCCTCTTCCACAAGATAAGGCATGGCGATTGAGAAGTTTTTACGCAAAAGATAATAAGCTGCGTAACCGATGAAGATTCCCATGAAAACCTGGAACCTTAACTTCTTATACTCGGCTTCGGTTCTTTCTTCAGACAGTCTCTCCACATGGGGAGCCGGCTTGAATAAGTTAAGCATGTATAAGTCCTCCTTAAGATTATTTGTTAGTATTAGCAGAAAACACGAAAAAACCCATGCTTAACAGCACCTCTCTACAGAAAAGAGGGCATAAAGCATGGGTCTCCATATCTCCACCATAGTTAACTTGTAAACCTATACTACCTTGAGATGAAAGCGATGTCAACAATTAAATTATATTTCTGTAATTTCCCACAACTCCCTTTTAGAAGTGGTGATGGCAGAAGCACCTGCATTCAATGCGTTCTTCACTTCCTCAGGAGTCCTGATCAGCCCGCCTGCAAAAATCGGAATGTTAACTCGTTCCTTGACCTCCTTGATCATCCAAGGCATTGCTCCTGGTAAAACCTCAATATAATCAGGGCGCGTTTTTTCAATAAGTTTATAGCTTTTTTCGAGTGCATGCGAATCAATCAGGAACACCCTTTGCACAGCGAGCACTCCTTTTTGTTTTGCCTTTAAAATGACACTCGACTTCGTTGAAATCAGGCCATACGGTTTGTATTCCTGGCAGAGGTATTCGGTCGAATAGTCATCGCTCTTCAGTCCCTGAATCATATCCACATGATAGATCATCTTTTTTCCATGACGTTTTGCCATAGCGTTAATATTTTTTAATTGGGCGATATGCACTTCCAACATGACTCCGATTTCAAAAGGGCTTCCAAGGAACTGTTCAAACTCCTTCATGTTCGATGATGCGGGCAAGATTTTTTGATCCAAAAGAATCCCATCCTTACATTTAATTACTCATTATCTTAACATGAGTGGCTTGAAGTTTTCTATGGAGACAGATGGCTTTTTTGAGCACAATAGCATACTTAAAATTGTGGTAATGCATAAACATTAGTACGATAGTAATAAAGATCCCTATTACATATTAAAGAGGAGACAATATGCAGATTGGTAAGGAAAAGAAGAGCACACAGGTTTTTGGGGAAGACGCCGTCCTGGCAGCTATTGAAAGGTCTTTGGCGATGATCGAATTCGATCCTGATGGACAAGTGCTCTGGGCAAATGAGAACTTTGCACGGACGATGGGCTATCGAGTAGATGAAATGCCGGGACTGTTGCATAAACAGTTTTGTACAGCCGAATTTGCAGGAAGCAGAGCCTATATAGAATTATGGAGAAACCTGCGCAGCGGAAAAAGCTTTCAGGAGAAAATCCAGCGAGTCACGAAGAGAGGCAATCTTCTCTGGCTTGAGGCTACATACACACCTGTATATGATGATTTAGGCAGAGTTGCTGGTGTGGTGAAGGTGGCAACTGACATCACGGAGCGAGAATTGAACACGACAAGACTTGCCAGGGAGCTTCAGCAAATGTCCCAAGACCTGAACGAACGCGCGGAAATGGGGATTACAAGAAGTGAAGAAGCAGCCACGGCCGCCAGCAAGCTTGTACAAGAGTCAAAAGAAAATCTTGAAATTCTCGAATCTCTGAAATCGCAGGCCAAATCGATCGGCAGCATCGTCCAGACCATTCGTGAAATTGCCGCACAAACCAATCTGCTTGCCCTGAACGCAGCCATTGAAGCGGCAAGAGCCGGAGAACATGGGAGAGGCTTCAACGTCGTTGCAGGAGAAGTCCGGAAACTCGCCACACGCGTCCAGGATTCAATCCAGGAAGTCAATGAACACATCGAAGGAATAGCAAGCGAAATCACAAAAATCAACGAAGCCACCCAGCGCTCGCAAAATGGCATCACTAACAACAAGAACCTCAATGAACAAGCAGTCGCCGCCTTCAAAGAAATCGGCAGTGCCGCCCACGAACTGGACCAGCAAGCAAAAACATTCAAAGAAATCTTATAAGGAAAACGGACACCGCGATGATTATGGCGGTGTTTTTTTGGATTGGAGTAGAGTGAGGTGAGGATGTTGAAACAAAAAGTTCGTCTATGTGACCAAGAGGAGTGGTCTGTTGTTGAAATGTGAGAGAGGAACGTTCTATGAGCACAAATGGATTGCAATGTCACAAAAAGGGCATATAGAAATTTTCTATGATCCCGAATGGATTGAAATAGCGACAAAACGTCGTATAGAAGAAATGTATAGGCACCTGCATTACCTGAAAAAGAGTCGCAAGAGCCAGAACGGTAAAAGCAGAGCTTCTGCATTACCTGAAAAAGAGTAGAAAGAGTAAAAACGGTAAAAGCAGAGCTTCTACATTACCCGAAAAAGAGTAGAAAGAGTAAAAACGGTAAAAGCATAGCTCCTGCATTGCCCGAAAAAGAGTTGAAAGAGTAAAAACGGTAAAAGCAGAACTCCTGCATTGCCCGAAAAAGAGTTGAAAGAGTAAAAACGGTAAAAGCAGAGCTTCTGCATTGCCCGAAAAAGAGTAGAAAGAGTAAAAACGGTAAAAGCAGAGCTTCTGCATTACCCGAAGAAGAGTAGAAAGAGCTAAAACGGTAAAAGCTTAGCTCCTGCATTGCCCGAAATAGAGTCGCAAGAGCCAGAACGGTAAAAGCATAGCTCCTGCATTACTAGAAAAAGAGTTGAAGGAGCCATAATGGTAAAAGCAGAGCACCTGCATTTCCCGAAAAAGAGGGGAGAGAGCCGTAACGGTAAAAGCAGAAGCTTTTTCGTATAAATCCGTTCATAGGATTCGAAATTTACCAAACCACAGCAACTTTTCCCCTATAATTAGCGTCTCAATCTTTACAAGGGATTGCAATATTTGTTGAACCGTTAAATTTATGGTATATTTTAAGAATTCAACCCCCTATTTTCTCCAGCCACTTTCTTCACTATTCTTTATTAAGAGATATGATTCCCATGGGAATTGATAAATACATTTACACTAAGAAACAGGAGCTGAACTATGGAAACGAAATTGAAAAAGGATCTCAAGATTTTCGCTTTGGGCGGTCTTGGTGAAATCGGTAAAAATACGTATGTAATTCAATATAAAAATGAAATGGTGTTAGTGGATTGCGGAATTAAGTTTCCGGATAATGAGTTGTTCGGAATTGATTATGTGCTAGCGGATTACACTTATTTGAAGCAAAACCAGGACAAGCTGGTAGGTATTTTCGTCACTCATGGCCACGAAGACCATATTGGCGGATTGCCGTTTTTGCTGCAGGATGTGAAGGCGCCGATTTATGGAGGTGATTTTGCAGTTGAGCTAATTAAGTCCAAGCTGCAGGAGCACAAAATCAAGGGTGTCAAGTTCCACCAGATCAACAATGATACGGTCGTCGAGTTCCAGAATATCAAGGTTCGCTTTTTCCGGACAACGCACAGTATCGCGGATTCATTCGGTGTCGTGGTTACGACTCCGGAAGGGAATATTGTTCACACAGGTGACTTTAAATTTGATTTAACACCGGTTGGAAGGGGCACTGATTTTCAAAAAATCGCTGAGATCAGCAGTGAAGGTGTACTTTGCTTGTTATCGGACAGTACGAACAGTGAGCAGCCAGGATTCTCGATATCTGAAAGACGTGTCGGAGAAGCTATCGAGGATATTTTCCAGACAGTGGATGGCCGCGTCATTTTCGCTACCTTCGCCTCCAATATTGACCGCGTACAGCAGGTGGTGAAGTCGTCCCTCAAGTATAACCGGAAAATGGCGATTGTTGGCCGAAGCATGGAAAAGACTTTCGAAATCGGACGCAGACTGGGTTATATTTCTGCGCCAGATGATGCTTTCGTAAGCGTTAACGAGATCGGACAGGTTCCAAGCCATCAGCTGACGATCATCTGTACGGGTAGCCAGGGCGAGCCGATGGCAGCTCTTGCGCGGATTGCGAATGGAACACACAGACAAATCTCAGTCATACCTGGAGATACGATTGTCTTTTCGTCATCACCGATTCCCGGCAACACAATCAGCGTAAACCGCGTAATTGATAAGCTGCACCGAATCGGCGCCGATGTCATCCATCATAAAATCAGTGAGGTTCATACCTCAGGGCATGGCAAGCAGGAAGAGCAGAAGCTGATGATCAAGCTTCTGAATCCGAAGTTTTTCATTCCGATTCACGGTGAATACCGTATGCTGGACCAGCATGTTAAATTAGCGGAACAATGCGGAATCCCGCGTGAAAACTCGTTTATTTTAGATAACGGGGATGTCCTGGAATTGTCTGCAGACGGCGGGCAGGTTGCCGGAAAAGTTCCAGCTCAGCCAGTATATGTTGACGGCAGCGGAATCGGCGATATCGGACATATCGTCTTAAAAGACAGAAGAGTACTTTCACAGGACGGACTTGTGATCGTCACGATGATGATCGATCGCGAGAAAAAGCAGCTGGTCAACAAGCCGACTGTGGTAACAAGAGGATTCGTTTATGTCAGGGAGTCAGGCGACCTGATGAAAAATGTAGAAGAACTGATCAAGGATAAAATTGTGACTGAATTGGCAGGAGGCACGAAGGACTGGTCAAGCATCAAGAAGGCCGTCATCGACGTCGTCAACCCATTCCTATACAGCCAGACAGGCAGAAGACCAATGATTTTGCCGATTATCATGGAAGTATAAATTAAGAACGCTCCTTAATGGGGCGTTTTTTTTGTGTTCAGACAAAATAAAGTCACTTCCCCGAGATTTTGTCTGAAGTCATGTCAGCTTCGGACAAAATAGCGTCACTTCCCCGAGATTTTGTCTGAAGTCACACCAGGTTCAGACAAAACATCGCCACTTTCACTAGATCTTGTCTGAAGTCACACAAGGTTCGGACAAAACAAAGTCACTTCCCCGAGGTTTTGTCTGAAGTCACACAAGGTTCGGACAAAACAAAGTCACTTTCCTGAGATTTTGTCTGAAGTCACACCAGATTCAGACAAAATAGCGTCACTTCCACAAGATTTTGTCTGAAGTCACACCAGGTTCAGACAAAACAAAGTCACTTTCCCGAGGTTTTGTCTGAAGTCACACCAGCTTCGGACAAAGCAGCGCCAATTCCCCGAGATTTTGTCTGAAGTCACGCCATGTTCAGACAAAGCAACGCCAATTCTCCGGGATTTTGTCTGAAGCCACACCAGGTTCGGACAAAACACCGTCAATTCTACAAAATTTTGTCTGAAGTCACACCAGGTTCAGACAAAACAAAGTCACTTTCCCGAGACTTTGTCTGAAGTCATGCCAGGTTCGGACAAAATAGCGTCACGTCCCCGAGATTTTGTCTGAAGTCATGCCAGGTTCGGACAAAATAGCGTCACGTCCCCGAGATTTTGTCTGAAGTCATGCCAGGTTCGGACAAAACAGCGTCACGTCCCCGAGATTTTGTCTGTAGTGATGCCAGGTTCGGACAAAATAGCGTCACGTCCCCGAGATTTTGTCTGAAGTCACACCAGGTTCAGACAAAACATCGCCACTTTCACTAGATCTTGTCTGAAGTCACACAAGGTTCGGACAAAACAAAGTCACTTCCCCGAGGTTTTGTCTGAAGTCACACAAGGTTCGGACAAAACCCCGTCAATTCCACAAAATTTTGTCTGAAGCCACCCCAGGTTCAGACAAAACAAAGTCACTTCCACAAGATATTGTCTGAAGCCACACCAGGTGAAACAATCATACCAAGCTTCATTTCCACACAAAAAACCCCACTGAATCACCAGTGGGGTTCTGCAATCTTATTGTTGTTGATCATCTTTTTCATAAAAACGAAGCAAGTCTCCGTAAATGATTTGATCTGAGTAACTTAGTTCGTTTTTCGCATGCTCGATGAATGGTTCACAGCTTGCACCGTCAGTCGGTTCTTCTGTGGCTTTATCATAACATACACCTTTTGTGTAAACTAAATCTTCGGTAATGAAGCTTCCGTCTCTTAGGGCAACAAAGTTATCCTGCTTTTCGGAGAACATGTCTGCTCCAAACTGGATATCCTGCTTAGTATCGATTCCAGCGAGATTCAGCAATGTTGGGCGAAGATCGATTTGACCAGTTACAGTTGAAATCGTTTTGCCTTCGTGACCAGGGATATGGATAATCATCGGCACACGCTGCAGTTGTGTAGAAACAAATGGCGTGATTTCCTTGCCAAGGTATTGCTCCATTGCTTTGTTATGGTTCTCGGAAATACCATAGTGGTCACCGTAGATCACGATGATTGAATCCTCGTAAAGTCCTTCTGCTTTCAAATCCTCGATGAATAGCTTCAATGCTTCATCCGTATAGCGAACGGTTGGGAAGTAGCGGTTCAAAGTGCCGCTGTTTGAATCAAATTCATCAATGAATTTATCTTCTTCATCCAGTTCGAACGGGAAGTGGTTTGTCAGCGTAATGAACTTCGCAAAGAACGGCTTTGGCATTGCTTTTAAATGTTCAACTGACTGGTCGAAGAAATCCATATCCTTCATACCCCAGCCAACAGAATTTTCTTCATTCACTTCATAATCCGGCAATGAGTAAAAACGGTCATAACCGAAATTATTGTACATTACGTCACGATTCCAGAAGCTCTTGTTGTTCGCATGAAGCTTCGCAGTGTAATAAGAGTTTTCCTTCAGCCTTTCAGCAAGTGACATGTATTCATTCCCTGAGTGGGTGAAGAATACGGCTCCGCGGCCAAGCGGATATAAAGAGTTTTCCAATAGGAATTCTGAATCAGACGTTTTACCTTGTGCAGTCTGATGGTAAAAGTTATTAAAGTAATAGCTGTCTTTAATGAACTCATTCAAGAATGGCGTGACTTCCTGGCCATTCACCTTCTGTCCGATGACAAAGTTCTGGGTAGATTCCATTGAGATGACAATAAGGTTCTTGCCCTTTGCCGCACCGAACATTTCTTTAGATGGTTCTTTATATTGAGCACGAGTATAGTTCTCGATTTCGGTCAACTGGTTGCCATCTGCCATGGCTCTTTGTGCTGTTGTCTTTGTCTGTAGGTACGCATCATAGATATGGTGATTGTACGTCCCGATATTCTTTACTAGGATTTCCCTGTCGAACGTACGAGTCAATAATTCAGGACGTTCAGACTCAGAAAGCCCAAGGTTGAAAAAGGCAAGACCAATCGCGCTGAAGTAAAACGCTGCTGCATATACGTTTTTGTACTTTTTAAAAGAAATCTTAGAACTTTTTACAAAAGCTAGCGCTAGAATCAACAAGGTATCGGCAAAATAAATGATATCAGTCCAGCTAATCAATTCCCCGACACTGCTCTTTAAATCGCCCATATTGCTTGTCTGTGTCAACAGGGGAATCGTGATGAAATCACTGAACTCCTTATAGTAAACAACATTGGCGTAAAGAATAAAGGAAGTGATGAAACTTGTCGCAATGACAAAAATTTTCTGCTTCCTGCCTGCCATGAAAATCCCTAGTCCCAAAGCGAACATAAGGAAGCTCAATGGATTAATGAACAGGATGAATTCCTGCATTTTATTTTCAATATCTATATCAAAATTGAACTTATAAACGGTGTAGGTTTTTAGCCATAATAGAACAATGGCAATCAAAACAAAACTTACGGACATATTCTTTTTAGTCCCCATGCAATCCCTCCTAGGAATCTATTGAAGCTTACATTTTACCACAAGTGAAAATAGTTTTGTAGCTGTACCGATAATCGCGTAATTTTCCGATATTAATTATACGTTTAAAAGCAGGGAAAAGTTTCTGGTAATTACTTCAAGTCTTTTATATTCATTTAACTTTGTCCTAATAATCGTATCCGTCAGGCGCTTTTGTTTTTTTGCCATAGGAAACTTTTTTGGAGTCCTGTCAATTATATGGACAAGGGTAAAAAGGTTGCTATAGACTTACTCACTTCTTGATTGTTAAAATGTTCTAGCACTTGAATGGAGGCCAGTCCATGAATGAAGAACGTTATTCCAATTTGAAATTAGGCGAACGTGGAGCCATTATAAGTATCCTCGCTTATATACTTCTTTCTGCCTTGAAACTTTCTGTAGGTTATATCAGCGATTCCGAAGCATTGAAGGCAGATGGTTTGAACAACACGACCGATATTTTAGCCTCGCTTTCCGTCCTTATCGGGTTAAGGCTATCGCAAAAACCTGCTGATGATGACCATCTTTATGGCCACTGGAAATCAGAAATGGTCGCTTCGATGGTGGCATCTTTTATCATCATTGTGGTCGGATTCCAGGTTTTAACCAGCGCTTTCACATCCGTTTTTGAAGGAACTCAGGAAGCACCAGATCTGGTTGCTGCCTGGACAGGTTTATTTTCCGCACTCATTATGTATTTTGTGTATCGTTATAACCGGAACCTCGCTAACAAAATAAAAAGCCATTCGGTCATGGCCGCGGCTAAAGATAACCTGTCCGATTCTTGGGTGAGTATCGGTACGGCTGTCGGAATCATCGGCTCCCAATTTGGTTTGCCATGGCTCGATCCCGTAACCGCAGTCATCGTTGGTGCACTGATTTTAAAAACTGGCTGGGACATCTTCCGCGAAGCATCCCACCAGCTGACAGACGGCTTTGATGTAGACCTAATTAAAGAATATAACGATACCATCTGTAATATTCCTGGTGTCAAAGGAATTAAGGATTTAAAGGCGCGGAGCTACGGCAACAATATTGTCGTTGATTGCGTCATCACCGTGAATCCGACCCTCGACATCAGCACCGCACATGATATCTCCACAATGGTCGAAGAGAAACTTATGGAAGAATACGATATATATGACGTCCATGTCCATGTAGAGCCGGATTGAGAAGGAAAAAGATATGAGCGACTGAAGATGTTAATGCATACTTAGCAGGTCAATTATTTTAGAAGGGTACAGGTAATGATTCATGAAGTTTGTAAAATCGCAGATGAAACAATTGATTAAAGATAATCCAGAGCTGCAAACGCGCTTATCTAGTTTGATAAAAGAACATGACCTGGAGAAAAGCTTTGCATTAAAAGCTTTGTATCACTCTGAAGTAGCTGAAGGCGGAAAGTATCAGAGTGCATACCAATCACTTGACTTACCTAAGGGGTAAGTCATTTTTATTTCGATTACCACAAGGAAAGTTATATGATATGGAGTGGAGAAATGCTGTTTTGCACAGGGAAGGATTTGACATTGAGTGAAATTCACTAACTTTGAGCCTAAGTCATTTATATATAATTACGCATTTCCATCTGAGGAAAAAGAGTTGTGTGCATTGGAAATGCGCTCGTTTTTTGGGGAGGATACAGAATCCAGCGTCTTGGAGAGCACTTTGAAAATCGATCCAAGCCGAAGTCCTTTTATAAGGGGACGTATGGATGTCATTATTGACGGTGAGCAATTAGAGGACCTAATTGAGCAAGTGAAAAAATTAGAATTGAATGGCGCTACTTTTAAAGTGATGTATGTAAAAGTGACAGGTCCTGAAAAGGTGGATTTTGAAGAGAGACGCAGAATCGAACGAGTAGTGGGTCTGGAAATTCCCGGGGAGCCGGAGCTCGTAAATCCTGATCTGCTGTTTGGGATCATGAATGTGAATGAGCGTTGGGTATTTGGTGAATACCACAGCAGCGAACAGGTCTGGCTGCATCACCAGCAAAAGCCGCATAGCTACTCAACTTCATTGAGTACTCGTGTCGCAAGAGCGGTCGCCAATATCGCAGTTCCTAATCCAGCTGGAGTTAAAGCGATCGATCCATGCTGCGGAATTGGAACGGTAGTGGTGGAAGCATTATCGATGGGGATTGACATTGTTGCCAGTGATATCAACCCGCTCATTCTGCCTGGAACAAGGGAGAACATCGCACATTTTGGATATGAAACGGAAGTTACGTTCAAGGACATCCGCAAAGTCACTGGGAGCTACGACGTGGCGATTATTGATATGCCGTACAATCTGTGCTCGGTCATCACACCGGAAGAGCAGCTTGAAATGCTTCAAAGCACATACGAGTTTGCTGATAAAGTGGTTATCGTCACGATTGAATCAATCGACTCTATCATCGCTAATGCTGGTTTTGTCATTGCTGATCGCTGTGTCGTGAAAAAAGGGACCTTCGAACGCGAGATCATTGTCTGTAAAAAATAAGATAAATTTAAGGACGATTATGCATATCATAATCGTCCTTTTTTCTCGAGATCTTAATCCAACTACAGCGATTGTCGGGGCTGTACGAGGCGCTTGCGCTTTTTGTTCTATTTAATTGC
This portion of the Mesobacillus sp. S13 genome encodes:
- a CDS encoding TRM11 family SAM-dependent methyltransferase; protein product: MKFTNFEPKSFIYNYAFPSEEKELCALEMRSFFGEDTESSVLESTLKIDPSRSPFIRGRMDVIIDGEQLEDLIEQVKKLELNGATFKVMYVKVTGPEKVDFEERRRIERVVGLEIPGEPELVNPDLLFGIMNVNERWVFGEYHSSEQVWLHHQQKPHSYSTSLSTRVARAVANIAVPNPAGVKAIDPCCGIGTVVVEALSMGIDIVASDINPLILPGTRENIAHFGYETEVTFKDIRKVTGSYDVAIIDMPYNLCSVITPEEQLEMLQSTYEFADKVVIVTIESIDSIIANAGFVIADRCVVKKGTFEREIIVCKK
- a CDS encoding LTA synthase family protein, with amino-acid sequence MGTKKNMSVSFVLIAIVLLWLKTYTVYKFNFDIDIENKMQEFILFINPLSFLMFALGLGIFMAGRKQKIFVIATSFITSFILYANVVYYKEFSDFITIPLLTQTSNMGDLKSSVGELISWTDIIYFADTLLILALAFVKSSKISFKKYKNVYAAAFYFSAIGLAFFNLGLSESERPELLTRTFDREILVKNIGTYNHHIYDAYLQTKTTAQRAMADGNQLTEIENYTRAQYKEPSKEMFGAAKGKNLIVISMESTQNFVIGQKVNGQEVTPFLNEFIKDSYYFNNFYHQTAQGKTSDSEFLLENSLYPLGRGAVFFTHSGNEYMSLAERLKENSYYTAKLHANNKSFWNRDVMYNNFGYDRFYSLPDYEVNEENSVGWGMKDMDFFDQSVEHLKAMPKPFFAKFITLTNHFPFELDEEDKFIDEFDSNSGTLNRYFPTVRYTDEALKLFIEDLKAEGLYEDSIIVIYGDHYGISENHNKAMEQYLGKEITPFVSTQLQRVPMIIHIPGHEGKTISTVTGQIDLRPTLLNLAGIDTKQDIQFGADMFSEKQDNFVALRDGSFITEDLVYTKGVCYDKATEEPTDGASCEPFIEHAKNELSYSDQIIYGDLLRFYEKDDQQQ
- a CDS encoding cation diffusion facilitator family transporter; amino-acid sequence: MNEERYSNLKLGERGAIISILAYILLSALKLSVGYISDSEALKADGLNNTTDILASLSVLIGLRLSQKPADDDHLYGHWKSEMVASMVASFIIIVVGFQVLTSAFTSVFEGTQEAPDLVAAWTGLFSALIMYFVYRYNRNLANKIKSHSVMAAAKDNLSDSWVSIGTAVGIIGSQFGLPWLDPVTAVIVGALILKTGWDIFREASHQLTDGFDVDLIKEYNDTICNIPGVKGIKDLKARSYGNNIVVDCVITVNPTLDISTAHDISTMVEEKLMEEYDIYDVHVHVEPD